taggaaaaataaacacatattcaTATACATAATTATTTCTAATTGAATCAGAAGATATTCATAATGAGTTTTTATAAACATACTAGTGATAGAGATGAGAATAATGGAAAGGTTCAAAAAACTTAGAAGATGGGTTTTCTAAAAAGTCTTTGATATTTAGTTACCCATTTATAAAATTGGGAATAATTTGATTTATAATTTCCCTCCAACTTTCTCCCCATATGGgtgaaattggccaaaagaaaggggctacagaccccatgcaagttcaaaacccagcagggcgCTCATTAAATCTTCAGTCTCCAAAAATGGTCTCCTTTGACTCcctgtctcacatccaggacacactgatgcaaggggtagACTACCAAGGCCTTGGGTAGCTCCACTTCTGTGGCTTTGCAGCGTTCAGCCACCAGGGCTGCtctcatgggctggcattgagtgcctgtggcctTTCCAGGTGCATAGTACAAGCTGTTGGCTTATCTACCATTCTGTGGTCTGGAGGAGAGTACCCCCCTGTGCAAAGCTCCACTCGGCAGTGCCTCAGTGGTGACTCTGTGGGGGGGTTCcaaccctacatttcccttccacactgccctagcagagtttctccatgagGACTCCGCCCCTGCAGACTTTTGCCTGGACATGCAGGAATTTCCATACAACCTCAGAAATCCAGGCAGAGGTTCCCActtggaaccaaaaaaaagctgaaaatcttAATCTTCTGTGCCTTATGCACAGGCACAaaaccacgtggaagctgccgaGGTTCGAGGTTTGCACCTTCTGAAAAAATGACGTGAGCTATATCTTGGCCCcatttagccacagctggagctggagcagctaggACTCAGCAGGGCACCAggtcctgaggctgcacacagcagcagGGCCCAGGCCCATGAAActatttttcctcctaggcctgtgatgggaaagcctcaaagatctctgacatgccctagagtCATTTTCGCCATTGTCTtaggctattaacatttggctccttgttacttatgcaaatttctgcagcaggcttgaattatTCCCCAGAATATTCGTTTTTCTCTTCTActacatggtcaggctgcaaattttgcAAACTTTTATAGTCTGTCACTCTTGAatattttgctgcttagaaatttcctaCTCTAgttaccctaaatcatctctctcaacttcaaagttccacagatctctaaggAAGGGGCAAATTGCCACTAATCTCTTTGCTacagcatagcaagagtgacctttgctccagttcccaatgagtttctcatttccatctaagACTACCTcggcctggacttcattgtccatatcactataagcattttggtcaaaaccgcTGAACAAGTCTCAAGGGGGTTCCAAACtgtccctcatcttcctgtcttcttctgagccccctaagctgttccaacctctgcctattacccagttccaaagtcacttacACATTTTCAGGTACCTTATAGCAGTGCCCACTGTACCAattgactgtattagtccattctcacactgcctAAAGAACTTCTCCAACCTGGCTAATGTATCAATAAAGTAGgtttggccagacatggtggctcacacctgtaatcctagcactttgggagactggggcaggcgaatcacttgagttcaggagtttgagactagcctggcccacatggtgaaactctgtctttactaaaatataaaaatcagctgggcatggtggtgcacacctgtaatcccagctattcaggaggatgagggaggagaatcgcttgagctggggaggcggaggctgtagtgagccgagatagtgccactgcactgcagtctgggcaacaaagtgagactccgtctcaaaataataataataaataaataaaataggtttaattgactcacagttccacatggctgtggcttcagaaaacttacaatcatggcagaaggggaggcaggcacttcttcacaaggcagcaggagagagacaaGTGGGtgaaggaggaacttccaaacacttataaaaccatcagatcttttgagaactcactcactatcatgagaacagcatgggggaagccatccccatgatccaaccacccCCCACTGTGTCTCTGCCTCAgtacctggggattacaattcaagataagatgtgagtggggacacaaagcctaactatATCAGGTGGCAAGTATGTGTGATAAATGATGTGAATGCAAAAAAGAGTAATTTCAAGTGCTCCAGCTACCAGTATCTCCTCAGGCTTCTCATATCATTCCCTTCttatatttttgatagatttGGAACAATTTAATGTAATTAAGTCAAAATAGCTGATATAATTTTTCAAGTTATGAGAAAAATATTGTACAGTATTAGTTGGTTCTACATGTCACTATTAGTTTCTGCCTTATGGTCAATCTTGAAAGtgttcagtcatttttttttattgttttcagtccggtactttttcttttctctttctggatcGCCTCTCcttatttgttattgtttgttgtATCCTAAAGGTCTCTGAAGCTCAGTTCAGCTTTctattttcagtctattttcaGACTGAGTAATTAATATTGCTCTGTATTGAAGTTCATGACTTTATTCATCTGTCAACTCCCAATGTATTATTAAGCCTatccagtggtttttttttttttaattcttgttttacTATTTGGGTTTATAATTCCTACCGGACTTTTCAAAGCACCATCAGTTTCAACATCTGTGTCTTCTTAGTGTTGTCTTCTGTTATTAATAATTGTCTTTTCTCTATTGAGAGTTTCCTGGTCCTTAATATgatgagtaatttttaaatttattctagaTATTTTAGGTGTTATATATTGAGTATTGGATTGCAAAAAGTCTTATTTGGCAGCTTCCATTGCTGCCATGCTGGGTATAAGCCCAGGTTTCCCACTTAGCTTCTGCTGACATCATGGGGAAAGGGAGAGGTGTCTTGTTACTTGACCATGTGGGTGAAAGTTTAAGTTCCACAGTTGACCTCTGTTTATCTGGGAGTGTGGAGGGTGGTCATTGGCTTCTTAGGATCTTTCCTACAGTATGTAAGTTATTGGTAAACATGATTCTGGTCTTGTAAGGCTGCTCTTTTCCTGGGCTTTTGGGTACAGAAAGTAGGCGCTTctggggattttctttttttgtctgaaCCTCATATTAATACTGGGTTGCAGTCTCCTCCAGTGTCCTAACCAGGATATACAGGAGTCCAAAAGAAAACCCACACGACCCTGCTGTGTCATTCCTGAGTCCTGAAGTCTCTAGCTAGATCAAAGTCTCTGCCTCTTTTCTGAAAGATGTTCTGAAAGTCTTcttatgttcttttcttttctttttttttttacattgtgtCCAAAATTCGAGTTGTCCTTAGCATAAGGAAAAGGTAGAAAAGTTCGTTCCTCATTTTGCCGATACCAAGAATCCAGCaatttccttttactttctattaatttgtattgtttaaatttttcaaggaattaatgtttcttttgtaaggcaaatgaaaataaagaatgaaatgacTATGGACCCAATAAACTCCAAAGAATgttgaatttaaaataagaaactttCTGTGTTTGTCATAGCTTTCTATCTGTTTAGCACATACtcatttagaaaaacatttcttaatCCTGGAATACTACGAGGTGTCATCTTTGTTAATGCTGTATGTGTTCATTCAGTCAggagaaaataacttaaaatataactTTCAGTTTGTAGGATAAATTTTACTCCAGGAATCATTTCATTCAGCACAAATCACAAAAGCCCTGATAGAATATAAAGTGCCTAGTTtgtatttgccttatttgaacttGCAGTTTTATTTGCTCTCCCAGTAAATCAAATgatgtttttttagtttttgcagAAAAATGTGGGCCCCCTCCACCTATTGACAATGGAGACATTACTTCATTCCCGTTGTCAGTATATGCTCCAGGTTCGTCAGTTGAGTATCAATGCCAGAGCTTGTATAAACTTGAGGGTGATAATCAAATAACATGTAGAAATGGACAATGGTCAGAACGACCAAAATGCTTAGGTAAGTACTTTAGTATTCTCATGGGTCTGGAAAAATCAGTGTGATGAGTCTGATATTTCACTGTTTGTAATAGAATTTTCACAGATTAACAAACAAGCATTCTGCTGAATGCTTGCCTACCAAACGTTTATATAATGGAATGTAAAGTTtagaaatttttctctttatatttatgttttattttaaaacatttagttgataaataaaaaaatctattcttGTTCTATAACATGTTGTTTGATATATTTATAAAGCAATGATTACTACAAATTAATTAACACATTCATCACCACCTATGGTTACCATtgtgtgtaaatatgtgtgtgtgtgtgtgagagagagagagagagataaggacTCTTAAAATCTGCTTTCTCTTCAAATTTCAAGTGAATAATACCATATTATTAGCTATTAATGTCATTAAATTTCTCTATTTGATTCCCAGTTCTTGTTCATCTTATTACTGAAAGTTTGGATTCTTTCACCAAAATCATAATCAAACAGAAACAGCAATGACAGGTTCTAAAATACAACTATCTTAATATAACAATTGATGTTATGAATCTGGTAATAACTTTAAATTATCATCCATTAAACATAGTACCTCATTTTTACatcatttaccattttaactttaCTTAAATCTATATTATGTTTTTACAGCATTGGTTTGGAAAGGATTTAGAGAAATAATTCCTCAACCATCATATAACATTCTACTTGAAAACCTGTCTATGAGTCTATAAAGATTTGCATACTACTTAATGtttcatgttcatttttttctactttcagaTCCATGTGTAATATCACAAGAAATGatggaaaaatataatataaaattaaagtgGACAAACCAACGAAAGCTTTATTCAAGAACAGGTGACATAGTTGAATTTGATTGTAAATATGGATATCGTCCAACAAAATCTCATTCATTTCGAGCAGTGTGTCAGGATGGAAAACTGATATATCCCAGTTgtgaagaaaaatagaataaatggcATTACTATTAGTAAAATGcacttatttttctgaatttactATTaaatctgttttcaatttcatttttcaagtactattttactcatttttattcataaataaaattttgtgttgATGTGTGAAAATACAATTATAATCTGAGACATGTCACAGTAGTGAATACTATCTTCACCAAATCTAAGTAACAACCTaggaattgtctttttttttttcctttttaaaaaaaaattgacaataaCTGTATATATTCGTGAGGTACATAGTAATGTTtccatatatataatgtataatggtCAGTTAGGGTAATTAGTATATCCATTATCTCaaacacttatcatttctttgggtTGGGAGCATTAAATATTCTCCTTCCAGCTATTTGGTACTCCATAGTATATTATTGGTAACTGAAGGAATTATATCTAAATGTTACCCCCACATATCTTGAAAGTCAGTTCCTAACAGTCACAGCCTGGGAGTTCATGTTAGC
This DNA window, taken from Macaca mulatta isolate MMU2019108-1 chromosome 1, T2T-MMU8v2.0, whole genome shotgun sequence, encodes the following:
- the CFHR2 gene encoding complement factor H-related protein 2 isoform X3, which encodes MWLMISVILISQISSVGGEVFAEKCGPPPPIDNGDITSFPLSVYAPGSSVEYQCQSLYKLEGDNQITCRNGQWSERPKCLDPCVISQEMMEKYNIKLKWTNQRKLYSRTGDIVEFDCKYGYRPTKSHSFRAVCQDGKLIYPSCEEK
- the CFHR2 gene encoding complement factor H-related protein 2 isoform X2, encoding MWLMISVILISQISSVGGEATFCDFPKIKHGILYDEEKHKPFSQVPTGEVFYYSCEYNFVSPSKSFWTRITCTEEGWSPIPKCLIFAEKCGPPPPIDNGDITSFPLSVYAPGSSVEYQCQSLYKLEGDNQITCRNGQWSERPKCLDPCVISQEMMEKYNIKLKWTNQRKLYSRTGDIVEFDCKYGYRPTKSHSFRAVCQDGKLIYPSCEEK